The Cytobacillus sp. NJ13 sequence GCATCCAGCCTTTTGTCTATGCATATTGATTACTTAATCATTGATCTTTCCAGAGTATCAGCCCTGGTTACCGATTAATTTACAATCTCTCACTTATAAGCTTTAAAATTTCCGATTGTACTTTTTTACCTTATTGGATTTGCACCTAATGTTTTTTATTTTTTACTTTTGAAATAGTCAGCCCATCACCAATAGGAATAAGCACAGATTCCAATTGAGGATGGTTAGCAACTGTTTCATTAAATTTTTTCATGAATTCAGTATGACGTTCAGGTTCAGCATTCTCGTCTGCTACACTGCCTCTGGCCAGTACATTATCACAAACAATTAAGGCTCCATTTTCCGCTAGTCTGATGCAATAATTCAGATAGTTTTCGTAATTTTCTTTATCTGCATCGATAAAGAAAAAATCAAATTGTCTATTATCGCTAACAAGCTGTTCGAGACTTTGCAAAGCTGGTCCGATTAAATACGATACTTGGCCGCCAAAACCAGCTTTAGATAGATTAGTACTTGCTAATTCTGCGTAGCTCTCCATAAGTTCAAGGGAAGTTAATGTTCCTGACCGATCGAATCCCCTGGCTAAGCAAATCCCGCTATACCCCCCAAGTGCTCCGATCTCTAGAACTTTTTTTGCCCCTGACATAGACACTAGCAGCGTAAGAAGCTTACCAGTAGAAGGAGATACTGAGATGGATCGCATACCATTCTCTTTTATGGAATTAAGAACTTCCTCTAAAATATCATCTTGGCTGTAAAAAACTGAATCGATATATCTGTTAATTTGTCTCATTACTCCCGCCCCTTTTTATTTTTCTTTCTCTTCATTGGAATCTAACATTAAATCTTCCTTATCTTCCGTTTTGCTATTTGCTGTTTCCCCTTCTTCAAATTCGTAAAGTTCAAATAGCTGTACGAATTCGCTGATTACCATATCAATTGCTTTAAGTTCCCCGACTAGTATCGGATTAATAGATTGCAGCTCTGGCGTTTCTAATTGTTTCTTTAGTGCAGAACGTTTTAGGCTCATTCTCTCTAAAAAAGTAAGGGCTCTTCCTCTGCGAAATGTTTTTGCACCGCGTTCCCTTCGTTTATGACCATCTTTCTGATGTCTGTCTTCACCACGAACTCTATGTCTTTCGTTATTCATAGTAATCCGCCTTTCTTTGTATACATTTGTATACGATATATTACTTTAACTTGTATACAAATGCATACGACAAGTCAATGAAAAGGGACTGCCAGAGAGTCAGTTTTCACCGACATTCTGTACAGCCCCTTACACAAATTATTTTTTCAACTCAGCTAAGACTTCTTCAATTTTAGCAAGCTCGGATTGTAAACCGCCTCCACTTAGGTACCATAGTGGTCCATCTAAGTAAACGATTCTATCATTTTTAAAGGCATCTGTTTTCTTAATGATATCATTTTCCATATCAGCATCAATATTAGAATCGCCACCAGTAGCTGCTGTACGGTCAATTACAAATAGCACTTGTGGGTTAAATTCCAAGATCGCTTCAAAACCGAAGTTAGAACCGTGAGAAGAAGACTCGATATCTTCTGTTACCGGCTTGAATCCATAAATGTCATAAATGTAGCCGAAACGGGAATTTGTTGCAAAACCTGATAATTTACCTTCATTATACATTGTAACTAGAGAGGTTTCGTAGTTTCCAGCTAAAGCTTTGATTTCTTCTAAAGCTGAATCATATTTTGCCATGTATTCTTCAGCTTCTGCTTCTTTACCAAACATTTTCGCCGCTAGATCTACAGAAGATTGGAATGTGTTCCAGTAGTCAGCCTCAGAAGTACCAACAAACACGACAGGAGCGATTTCTTTTAATTCTTCATAGAATGCTGACTGACGCCCGGAGATAAAAATTACATCCGGATCCATTTCAGCGATATCTTCAAGTAAAGGTTCCTTTAATCCACCAACGCTTTTATACTCATCAGAAGCGTATTTTTCAAGGTGAGCAGGCAGAGTAGAATCTTTTGCAACCCCAACAATTCCTTCAACACCTAGAGCATCTAATGTATCTAAGAAACCATAATCGAATACGGCAATTTTTTCTGGCATCTTTTCAAATTTCACATCTTCAAAATTAGTTGTACCACCCTCATTGCCTTCTGTTGAGGCAACTGTCGGAGATACGGTCATTGGATAAGCAGAGCTTCCTTCTGTTCCAGCTGCACTTGTTTCTTCATCTGCAGCTTTATCAGCTGATTCTTCTTTTGAAGCTTCTTCGTTAGGACCACATGCGGCAAGCAATAATACCATAGCTGCTAACAATGCATAAAAAAGTTTTTTCATCTTTCTTAACTCTCCCTTTTTATTTGTTATTTGATATTGATTATCATTATCAATCATGATGATAATTATTATTGAATAATCTTTATAAGTCAATAACTTTTTGATATTTTTTTAAATTATCTTCCAATATTTCAAGAATCTGACACAAAATAAGCTCATCCTGAAGAAATACAATAGATTTCTCCAGGTATATTTAGTACTTCAATGTTTACGTATGTGAATTAAAATAGACACAAATTCTGCAGCCATTCTGTTCTTGAATTGGAATATCCATATCATAAATTTCACGAAGCACATCAGAATTTATGATTTCATGGGTTGGCCCATTTTTCATCAGCCGGCCATTTTTCAGCGCTACAATGCGATCAGAATAAACAGATGCAAAATTTATGTCATGCAAAACAATGACAACTGTCTTTCCAAGTTCATCAACCAGTTTGCGCAAGATTTTCATAATTTGAACTGAATGCTTCATATCCAGGTTATTTAAAGGCTCATCCAGCAGGATATAATCCGTATCCTGTGCAATGACCATTGCAATGAATGCCCGCTGCTTTTGACCACCTGATAATTCATCTAAATATTTGTCTTCCATATCGGATAAATTCATGTATTCAATTGCCTGATCAACAAACTTTTCGTCTTCAGCCGTTAAGCGTCCCCTAGAATAGGGATAACGCCCAAATGAGACAAGCTCACGTACCGTTAATCTTACATTAAGGTAATTGGCTTGTTTCAAAATGGATACTCTCTTTGCAAAATCTGAAGACTTCCACTTTTTCACATTATTCTGATCGAGTAATACTTCACCTGTATCTGCTTCTAATAAACGGCTTACCATAGAAAGAAGTGTTGATTTACCAGCACCATTCGGTCCAATGAAAGAGGTTATGGTCCCCGGCTCGATTGTGACTGTAACATCCTCTACAACAGGCTTTTTACCAAATTGTTTTGTTAATCCTTTGATTTCAATCATCCTGCTGCCCTACTTTCCTTAAGTAATAAATAAATAAAGTAAATTCCGCCGATGAAGTTAATAATGACACTTAATGTCGTACGTAATTCAAATATATGTTCCACAAGGAAATTACCGCCAACCAATGCAATGATACTGATTAAACTCGCCCCTAATATATGTATAGAGTGTTTATATGTCACCAGATATTGATAAGAGAGATTGGCTACGATTAGTCCAAAAAAAGTAATTGGGCCAACAAGTGCTGTAGATGTGGCAATTAAAACAGACGATAAAATTAAAATTCTCATAACCATACCGTCATAGTTAATACCAAGATTTATTGCATTTTCGCGGCCAAGCGACATAACATCCAGTTTACCCATAATAAAGTAACCATATAGAAATGCGAGGAATAGGATGCCCATAGATATAAATAATAACTCCGCCTTTACGTTTGTAAACGTAGCAAACAATCGGCTTTGAAGACTTAAATATTCGACTGGATCTATCAATACTTGCAGGAATGTGACAAAGCTTCCCAGGAGTGTCCCTATAATCATCCCTATTAATAGAAGAAAATAAATGGGATGCTTATCCGCCCTGAACAAAAACCGATATAAAATCAAGGCAAAGACGACCATGGCAAAAATGGCTGCACCAAAGTTTAAGTATTTATTTAACACCCACACTGACATCGACCCTGCAAAGAAGTAGATTAATGTTTGTACTACTTGATACATAGAATCAAGACCCATAACAGAAGGTGTTAAAATGCGATTATGTGTAATTGTCTGAAACACAACTGTAGAATAAGCAATTGCGATTCCTGTTATAACCATCGCTGTAACTCGGAGCATGCGCTTAGGAAAGGCATAATCAAAGCCGCCTTTAATATCATAAAAGCCATATAACAAAATAAACACAATGGCAATAGCTGCTAAAATCATCAGTTTTGTACTATTTCGCATATGCTCTCCCCCTAAGCAGCATCGTTAAGAAGATTGCACTGCCTATCACTGCCACTGTTACATTAACTGGAATTTCATAAGGATGAATGATGATGCGCCCTAAAATGTCGCATATTAATAGAAAAACAATTCCCAACACCGCTGTATGCGGAATCGTTTTGCGCAGGTTATCACCTAAATAAAGAGAGACAATATTCGGCACAATCAGCCCTAAAAATGGAATAACCCCGACAGTTAGGACAACTGTTGTCGATATAACCGCAACAAGTATCAGACCAATATTTAGTACCAGCTTATAACTTAAACCGAGATTTCTCGCAAAATCTTCGCCCATTCCCGCAACTGTAAATTTATTCGCATAAAGATACGCTAGAATAATAGCTGGAATACTAACATATAAAAGCTCATAACGGCCAGCAATAATCAAAGTGAAACTCCCCATAAGCCAGGAAGATATATTTTGCAGGAGATCTGCTTCATATCCAAAGAACGTTGTAATGGAAGATAAAATATTTCCATACATAATTCCAACTAATGGAACAAAAATAACATCTTTAAATTTTATACGATCTAAAATCTGCATAAAGAGAAATGTACCTGCTAAAGCAAAGGCAAAACTAAAAATAACTTGCTGTGTATAGGTTACATTCGTAAAAAACAGCATAGAAATTAAAATACCCAGCTTTGCTGCATCCAATGTTCCAGCAGTAGTTGGTGATACAAACTTATTTCGGCTTAAAGACTGCATAATTAAACCGGCAATACTCATCCCTGCCCCCGCTAATATAATCGCCAATAACCGTGGGATGCGGCTAATAAGGAAAATATGTGTTTCATCTGATTCCCAATTAAGCAGATCCTTAGGCGTTATATCTATTGCTCCGATAAATAGCGAGATAAAAGACAGAACGATGGCTGCAATTCCTAACATCCATAATCTCATTAATAACCCTCATAACATGTTTATTATCTATTCAGCAATTGAAAAAATCTTTATTCCAAGTTAAGGAATAGCAGTAAATCTATAAAACTATTTTTAAAATAATGATAATCATTATCATCGGATGACAAAAAAAAGAACCTTGATATGTATAGATTTTTTGTTTATTGAAAATGATTATCAACTTGCCAACACAATTAATGTATCACAAAAAATAATAAAAGAAAAGAGGCAGATTGTAAATTCCGGCAATTGTCTAAATTTATTCTCACTTTAAAATAAGGAAGCTCAAATAAAAAGGAGATTCAAACAGAAAAGTTGAATCTCCCATATGTTGCCTCTATAGTGTTTTAATAAGAACCCGAATAGCTTCAGATACATCGATTTGATTTTCCTGGCAGTGATTCGTGAGCTTTCGATACGTTTCCTCATCTAACCTCACATGAACGGTATGTACATATTTTTCAGAATCCAGTTTTTTTGGTCTTCCTCTGGTAACCTTCCTTTTGCCGCTGCCGTCTTTCCATACATTTATGATGACATATCCGTGTTTTTGAATCCAAAGATCACAATCATACTCTTTCCACATTGTTTTGGCTCTTTGCAGGAAATCAAGTTTGAATTTTACTAGTTCATCTCCTTGAAGTCCCTTCATGACCGCTTTTTCCATCGCCTTATGTTCGTTAAATTGGAGAAATTGGTCGTAAGATTTGAATGTTAATTCTTTCATTATTCCGCTCCCATAATCTATTATCTGCCTATAAAAATCATACCCTTTAAGAAAACAGTTGTAAATCCTGCCTGAATCCGTAACTTCCTTCATTTCTATTACGCTAGACTGCTAAATTTTCACAGCTTAAATGATTGCTAAATGCTGCCGGCCTTATCTGCAATTCTCATTCTAAAAAAGACCCAATCTGGTCTTACCCCTGTCAAGTAGACAACCTTAAAAAAGACTAAGCAGCCAGTGTGAGTCGGTATTCAACCGGAGCACACTGGTTTAGTTTTTTCTGGAATCTTTTATAGTTATAGAGATACATGTATTCTTCAAGTATTTGAATTAATTCTTTTTCTGTTTTAAACTGTGATCGATATAGCTTCTCTGTCTTTAGATGAGAGAAGAAAGACTCAATACAGGCATTATCGAGGCAGTTTCCTTTGCGAGAATGGCTGCCTTGAATGCCTATTTTCTTTAACTTTTTGTGGTATTGATTAGACGTGTATTGGAAGCCTTGATCTGAATGCAGGATCGCACCATACACGTTTCTTTTTTGTGTTAATAGATCGATTGTATTAAGGACCAATTCTAAGTCATTTCTCTTTGAAATATTCCAGGCTAAAACCTCATTGTTATAAAGATCGAGTATAACGGAAAGGTAATAAAATGAATCTCCAACTTGAATATACGTAATGTCTGTTACGTATTTCTCATCTGGTTTTAGAGCCTTAAAGTTACGGTTTAATAAGTTTGAGTAAATAACGGAAGGCTTCCTTCCGAAGAAGTTTCGCTTCTTCCTAATTTCAGCTCGAATATTCATATCAGTCATTAATCGATATACCTTCTTATGATTAATATGAAATCCTTCGTCTTTAAGAGCTATTTTCATACGAGGGTAACCATAAAAAGGGTATGTATGATGAATAGCCATAATATGTGATTTTATTAGATATTCTTTGGTCTGCCTGTCCTCCCTAAGGGAGGTCGTTTTAAGCCACTTATAATAACCTGATCTTGAGACTTGCGCAATCTCAGCTAACCAAGCGATAGGGTAAATACCACTTAGTTCGTTTATGATTTCGAATCGTTCTGCTTTTGGGATGATCCCTCCTCGTGTAGATTTGGATACCGCTTTTTTAGGTATTCAACCTGAGCTTTATAATAATCCCTTTCCTCTTGGATACTTTTAAAGTTCGTTCTGGGGCGCCCTTTAAGTGGATTACTGTCTGTGTTACCGCCTGCACGTCCCCTTAAATCTTCAAAGGACTCTCCCTGATTAAATTTCATAACCCATTTCTTTAATTGGGTTGGACTTCGAAGACCTAGCTCTTCCGATACTGTTCGGTAACTTTTGTTTCCTTCTTTGTATAGGTTTACTGCTCTTATTTTAAAATCTTCTGTATATTTTTGATACGTTCTTCCTGTTTTTCCCATGAAAAATCCCCTCCAAGTTAAGTGTATCACCATTTTTTATGATGGTCTTTTTACACTGTCTACTTAGAGGGGATAATATCAATCCTGCAATTGGATTGAGTCTTACTTGATCAAATTTTTATGAATTTTTCAGTACAGACTTTCCTTACTCCACAGTAACCGACTTAGCCAGGTTACGCGGCTTATCTACGTCACACTCGCGGTGCAGCGCAGCAAAATAAGAGATTAATTGTAAAGGTATTACAGAGATAAGAGGTGTTAATAGCTCGTTCACTTCCGGAATGATAAAGCTGTCTTCTTCTGTTTCCAGCCCTTTCATGGAAATGATGCAAGGGTTTGCTCCACGGGCAACAACCTCTTTGACGTTGCCGCGAATGCTTAAGTTAACACTTTCTTGAGTTGCCAGGGCAATGATTGGCGTACCGTTCTCGATTAAAGCGATGGTTCCATGCTTTAATTCTCCGCCTGCAAAGCCTTCAGCTTGAATATATGAAATTTCCTTCAGCTTAAGTGCACCTTCAAGGCCAACATAATAGTCGATCCCACGGCCAATAAAGAACGCATTGCGTGTAGTGGAAAGGAATTTGCGTGCTATATCTTCGAACTCTTCCTTCGCATCGCAAAGGACTTCCATGGCATTAGCAACAATGCCCAGCTCCTGAACAAGGTTGAAGTCCAGTTCCAATCCGCGGCTCTTCGCTGTAACTTCTGCAAGAATGGATAAAACAGCAATCTGGGCTGTATAAGCCTTTGTAGAAGCAACCGCAATTTCAGGACCGGCATGAAGCAATAACGTGTAATCTGCTTCACGTGATAGTGTTGAACCTGGAACATTTGTAATGGTTAATGCCTTATGGCCCATTTCCTTCACATTTACGAGTACGGCACGGCTATCTGCTGTCTCACCGCTTTGAGAGATAAAGATAAATAGCGGCTTCTCTGAAAGCAGCGGAATATTGTAGCCAAACTCACTTGAAATATGAACTTCAACTGGAATTTTTGCGATTTTTTCAATGAACTGCTTTCCAACAAGACCTGCATGATATGACGTCCCGGCTGCAATGATATAAATGCGGTCTGCATCGTTCATTGCTTCAACGATTTCCTGGTCGATTGTCAGCTCGCCATTATCATCTTGATACTTCTGGATGATTTTGCGCATCACTAAAGGCTGCTCATCGATTTCTTTCAGCATGTAGTGAGGATATGTTCCTTTTTCAATATCGCTTGCATCCAATTCGGCCGTATACGGATCACGGCTGATTTCCTCGCCATTCAGCGTCTGGATTTTAACAGCATCTTTTGTGACAATAACGATTTCTTTGTCCATTAGTTCAACATATTGATCTGTAACTTGCAGCATCGCCATTGCGTCAGAAGCGACTACATTGAATGTTTCACCTAATCCAACCAGAAGAGGGCTCTTGTTTTTCGCAACAAAAATCGTTTCATCGTTTTCTGCATCCAAAAGGGCGATTGCATAAGAGCCTTTTAAAAGTGTCAGCGTTTTGCGGAACGCTTCTTCAGTATTAGAACCTTCGTTCACGAATAATTCAATCAGCTGAACGATGATCTCTGTATCTGTATCACTTTTAAGGGCAACTCCCTGCAAATATTCGCGTTTTAAGATGTCATAGTTCTCAATTACGCCATTGTGAACAAGTGTAAAACGGCCGGAATTACTTTGATGAGGATGAGCATTTACTGTGCTTGGAACACCATGAGTCGCCCAGCGGGTGTGGCCAATCCCTGTGTTTGCCATTACATCTTCATCAACAATATTGCGAAGGTCCGCAATACGGCCTTTTTCCTTGAAAACCTGAACGCCGTTATCATTCATAACCGCGATGCCAGCTGAATCATAGCCTCTATATTCAAGCTTTTCCAAGCCCTTTAATAAAATTTCCTTTGAATCTAAGTTTCCAATATATCCAACGATACCACACATACTTCTTTTCCTCCTAATAATGAAGGGGCAAGAAGCCTTTTCGGGGCAGTCCTGCCCCTTATCTCTGTTTTTTTGATATTCGCTGCTCTAAGGGGCATTAAAGCCTCTTGGGGGAGCGTTTCTTAGTTTTAGCATTCCCTTCTCTTTGTGCATTCAGTTGCCCGAATGTTTTATAGAAGAAATCATCGGTTGTGCTTTCAACCGGGAGGCATCCGCCGAACATTCGATAAACCTCCTCCTCGTCAACTAATCCTTACGTCCAGGATCAGTTCAGGCGCTTTAGATTTAAATAATTTCTCACGATCCACCTTTCTCTTCTTGAATAAAGATGTTCTGTATTCTTAAATACAAAAACAGGATTATCATACATCAAAGTCAGACTTCCGTCAACAGATAAATTAAGGCAGCTGCCAGCCAGCCATTTCGGTATTCCCTTTTCGTGCGGCTGTAAACTCCATATATAAAAATATGCATAAGGGAGTTCAGGAGTTCCCTTATGCATATGATTTGCGCTATTTATTCTTTTAGTCCCATTTCACTTTCAACAACAGCAGCGATGCGCTCTACATAGGATGCGCAAAGTTCACCCGTTGGGGCTTCTGCCATTACGCGGACAAGCGGCTCTGTACCGGAAGGACGTACCAGAATCCGGCCGTTTCCGTTCATTTCTTCTTCAACCTGTGCAATGACTTCTTTCACTTTTTCATTGTCTGTCACATGATGCTTATCCGTTACACGAATGTTTACAAGCTTCTGCGGGAATTTCTGCATTTCGTTCGCAAGCTCAGATAGCGGCTTCTTGGTTACTTTCATGATGTTAACAAGCTGAAGGCCTGTCAAAAGCCCATCTCCAGTTGTGATGTAGTCCAGGAAAATGATATGACCTGACTGTTCTCCGCCAAGGTTGTAGCCATTCTTCTTCATTTCCTCCACAACATAGCGGTCGCCTACAGCTGTCTGAACACTTTCGACCCCGTTAGCTTCCAGCCCTTTATAGAAGCCCAGGTTGCTCATTACAGTGGAAACTACTGTGCTTTGCTTAAGCCTTCCCTGCTCTTTCATGTATTTTCCGCAGATATACATGATCTGGTCGCCATCCACAATATCTCCATTTTCGTCAATTGCAATCAAGCGGTCTCCGTCTCCATCAAATGCCAGTCCAACATCTGCTTCTTTTTCCTTAACAAATGCAGATAACGCTTCAGGATGAGTTGATCCGACTCCTGCATTAATATTGAGTCCGTTAGGAGATGCTCCCATCATGGAAAGATCGGCATCAAGATCAGCAAATAGGTGTGTTGCCAGCGGTGAAGTAGCACCATGTGCACAATCGAGCGCAATGTGAATGCCAGAGAAATCTTCATCAACCGTCTGCTTTAGGTATTGAAGATACTTCTGTCCGCCTTCAAAGTAATCATTCACCTGTCCCAGGCTGCCTCCAACTGGTCTTGGAAGCTGATCTTCTGCCATATCCATTAATTCCTCAATCTCAGCTTCCTGATCATCGGAAAGCTTAAAGCCATCAGGACCAAAAAACTTTATTCCGTTATCCTCAACCGGATTATGGGAAGCAGAAATCATGACGCCAGCTTCTGCACCCAGTGCTTTTGTTAAATAAGCGACGCCAGGCGTTGAAATGACTCCGAGGCGCATAACCTCTGCTCCAATCGATAATAGTCCCGCTACAAGTGCGCCTTCCAGCATATGGCCCGAAATACGGGTATCACGGCCGATTAATACTTTCGGACGATCATGATCTTTCGTTAATACATAACCTCCAAAACGGCCCAGTTTAAAGGCCAGCTCCGGTGTCAATTCACTATTTGCAACTCCGCGTACTCCATCTGTACCGAAATATTTACCCATTTTATAATCGCTCCTTCTTACTTTAAGAAAAACTCTATATTAAGCTTCTTCTTTTTGTGTAATTGATATAGTCGCTTTACCTGCTGCAGGTTTTATATCCAACCCTGAAGGGCCATCGACATTTATTGGCACCTCATGGTCACCTTCACCAAGGTCTGCCAGGCTCAAATATAAATTAAAATCTTCCGCTTGGAGATCCTGAACCGTGCTGCTTTTACCGGTAACCGTAATACTTGTCCTTCCGGAAG is a genomic window containing:
- a CDS encoding O-methyltransferase; this encodes MRQINRYIDSVFYSQDDILEEVLNSIKENGMRSISVSPSTGKLLTLLVSMSGAKKVLEIGALGGYSGICLARGFDRSGTLTSLELMESYAELASTNLSKAGFGGQVSYLIGPALQSLEQLVSDNRQFDFFFIDADKENYENYLNYCIRLAENGALIVCDNVLARGSVADENAEPERHTEFMKKFNETVANHPQLESVLIPIGDGLTISKVKNKKH
- a CDS encoding siderophore ABC transporter substrate-binding protein: MKKLFYALLAAMVLLLAACGPNEEASKEESADKAADEETSAAGTEGSSAYPMTVSPTVASTEGNEGGTTNFEDVKFEKMPEKIAVFDYGFLDTLDALGVEGIVGVAKDSTLPAHLEKYASDEYKSVGGLKEPLLEDIAEMDPDVIFISGRQSAFYEELKEIAPVVFVGTSEADYWNTFQSSVDLAAKMFGKEAEAEEYMAKYDSALEEIKALAGNYETSLVTMYNEGKLSGFATNSRFGYIYDIYGFKPVTEDIESSSHGSNFGFEAILEFNPQVLFVIDRTAATGGDSNIDADMENDIIKKTDAFKNDRIVYLDGPLWYLSGGGLQSELAKIEEVLAELKK
- a CDS encoding ABC transporter ATP-binding protein, whose protein sequence is MIEIKGLTKQFGKKPVVEDVTVTIEPGTITSFIGPNGAGKSTLLSMVSRLLEADTGEVLLDQNNVKKWKSSDFAKRVSILKQANYLNVRLTVRELVSFGRYPYSRGRLTAEDEKFVDQAIEYMNLSDMEDKYLDELSGGQKQRAFIAMVIAQDTDYILLDEPLNNLDMKHSVQIMKILRKLVDELGKTVVIVLHDINFASVYSDRIVALKNGRLMKNGPTHEIINSDVLREIYDMDIPIQEQNGCRICVYFNSHT
- a CDS encoding iron chelate uptake ABC transporter family permease subunit, which encodes MRNSTKLMILAAIAIVFILLYGFYDIKGGFDYAFPKRMLRVTAMVITGIAIAYSTVVFQTITHNRILTPSVMGLDSMYQVVQTLIYFFAGSMSVWVLNKYLNFGAAIFAMVVFALILYRFLFRADKHPIYFLLLIGMIIGTLLGSFVTFLQVLIDPVEYLSLQSRLFATFTNVKAELLFISMGILFLAFLYGYFIMGKLDVMSLGRENAINLGINYDGMVMRILILSSVLIATSTALVGPITFFGLIVANLSYQYLVTYKHSIHILGASLISIIALVGGNFLVEHIFELRTTLSVIINFIGGIYFIYLLLKESRAAG
- a CDS encoding ABC transporter permease, producing the protein MRLWMLGIAAIVLSFISLFIGAIDITPKDLLNWESDETHIFLISRIPRLLAIILAGAGMSIAGLIMQSLSRNKFVSPTTAGTLDAAKLGILISMLFFTNVTYTQQVIFSFAFALAGTFLFMQILDRIKFKDVIFVPLVGIMYGNILSSITTFFGYEADLLQNISSWLMGSFTLIIAGRYELLYVSIPAIILAYLYANKFTVAGMGEDFARNLGLSYKLVLNIGLILVAVISTTVVLTVGVIPFLGLIVPNIVSLYLGDNLRKTIPHTAVLGIVFLLICDILGRIIIHPYEIPVNVTVAVIGSAIFLTMLLRGRAYAK
- a CDS encoding ribbon-helix-helix protein, CopG family, producing MKELTFKSYDQFLQFNEHKAMEKAVMKGLQGDELVKFKLDFLQRAKTMWKEYDCDLWIQKHGYVIINVWKDGSGKRKVTRGRPKKLDSEKYVHTVHVRLDEETYRKLTNHCQENQIDVSEAIRVLIKTL
- a CDS encoding IS3 family transposase (programmed frameshift); amino-acid sequence: MGKTGRTYQKYTEDFKIRAVNLYKEGNKSYRTVSEELGLRSPTQLKKWVMKFNQGESFEDLRGRAGGNTDSNPLKGRPRTNFKSIQEERDYYKAQVEYLKKRLSKSTRGGIIPKAERFEIINELSGIYPIAWLAEIAQVSRSGYYKWLKTTSLREDRQTKEYLIKSHIMAIHHTYPFYGYPRMKIALKDEGFHINHKKVYRLMTDMNIRAEIRKKRNFFGRKPSVIYSNLLNRNFKALKPDEKYVTDITYIQVGDSFYYLSVILDLYNNEVLAWNISKRNDLELVLNTIDLLTQKRNVYGAILHSDQGFQYTSNQYHKKLKKIGIQGSHSRKGNCLDNACIESFFSHLKTEKLYRSQFKTEKELIQILEEYMYLYNYKRFQKKLNQCAPVEYRLTLAA
- the glmS gene encoding glutamine--fructose-6-phosphate transaminase (isomerizing), yielding MCGIVGYIGNLDSKEILLKGLEKLEYRGYDSAGIAVMNDNGVQVFKEKGRIADLRNIVDEDVMANTGIGHTRWATHGVPSTVNAHPHQSNSGRFTLVHNGVIENYDILKREYLQGVALKSDTDTEIIVQLIELFVNEGSNTEEAFRKTLTLLKGSYAIALLDAENDETIFVAKNKSPLLVGLGETFNVVASDAMAMLQVTDQYVELMDKEIVIVTKDAVKIQTLNGEEISRDPYTAELDASDIEKGTYPHYMLKEIDEQPLVMRKIIQKYQDDNGELTIDQEIVEAMNDADRIYIIAAGTSYHAGLVGKQFIEKIAKIPVEVHISSEFGYNIPLLSEKPLFIFISQSGETADSRAVLVNVKEMGHKALTITNVPGSTLSREADYTLLLHAGPEIAVASTKAYTAQIAVLSILAEVTAKSRGLELDFNLVQELGIVANAMEVLCDAKEEFEDIARKFLSTTRNAFFIGRGIDYYVGLEGALKLKEISYIQAEGFAGGELKHGTIALIENGTPIIALATQESVNLSIRGNVKEVVARGANPCIISMKGLETEEDSFIIPEVNELLTPLISVIPLQLISYFAALHRECDVDKPRNLAKSVTVE
- the glmM gene encoding phosphoglucosamine mutase: MGKYFGTDGVRGVANSELTPELAFKLGRFGGYVLTKDHDRPKVLIGRDTRISGHMLEGALVAGLLSIGAEVMRLGVISTPGVAYLTKALGAEAGVMISASHNPVEDNGIKFFGPDGFKLSDDQEAEIEELMDMAEDQLPRPVGGSLGQVNDYFEGGQKYLQYLKQTVDEDFSGIHIALDCAHGATSPLATHLFADLDADLSMMGASPNGLNINAGVGSTHPEALSAFVKEKEADVGLAFDGDGDRLIAIDENGDIVDGDQIMYICGKYMKEQGRLKQSTVVSTVMSNLGFYKGLEANGVESVQTAVGDRYVVEEMKKNGYNLGGEQSGHIIFLDYITTGDGLLTGLQLVNIMKVTKKPLSELANEMQKFPQKLVNIRVTDKHHVTDNEKVKEVIAQVEEEMNGNGRILVRPSGTEPLVRVMAEAPTGELCASYVERIAAVVESEMGLKE